From a single Streptomyces sp. NBC_01294 genomic region:
- a CDS encoding phosphopantetheine-binding protein: protein MSDEFDTAEFDCDSLIQLLREEFAVPADRLRRDATLEQVGLDSLALLEVVVVLQGRAGVHLEDEFFDIRPSDTLERAAETLKTALSASPVPAVRP from the coding sequence ATGTCTGATGAATTCGACACAGCTGAATTCGACTGTGACTCGCTCATCCAACTGCTGCGAGAGGAGTTCGCCGTCCCCGCAGATCGGCTGCGCCGCGACGCGACGCTGGAACAGGTGGGACTGGACTCCCTGGCACTGCTCGAGGTCGTAGTCGTCCTCCAGGGTCGAGCAGGAGTACATCTGGAAGACGAATTCTTCGACATCCGCCCCTCCGACACCCTGGAGCGCGCCGCCGAAACTCTGAAGACAGCGCTGTCGGCGAGCCCTGTCCCTGCCGTCAGGCCGTAG